A region of the Denitrificimonas caeni genome:
TGTGCCCGCGCATACAGATCAAAGAAAAAGCGTCCGACATGTTGGCCATTTTCAGTGATTTCAAACAAACGCACATCGGGATGCCAGCTATCAAAGTCACTCAGCTCGGTGATTTGAATTCCATACAGTCGCTCAACAATGGCGAATAAACCGCTCAGGACTTTATCGATGGGGAAGTAAGCGCGTAGCTCTTCTTCACTGATGTCGTAGCGCTGCTCACGTAGCTTCTCGCTGAAATAACCCACATCCCAGCTGTTGAGATCCTGCACATTGTGCTCGGCAGCAAAAGCGCGCAATTCATTTAAGTCTTGCTCGGCAAAGGGTTTGCTGCGCTCAGCTAAGTCGTGCAAGAAGGTTAATACTTGCTCAGTTGACTCGGCCATTTTGGTGCTCAGTGACAGCTCACTGTAGTTTTTAAAGCCCAGCAGTTGTGCCAGTTCGAGGCGTAAATCTAAGATTTCTGCCATGATCGGTGAGTTGTCGAGCTGACCGGCATTGGGGCCTTGATCGGATGCACGGGTGCTATAAGCGGTATACACCTCTTCACGTAGGTTGCGGTCGTCAGCATAGGTCATGACGGCGTAATAGCTGGGGAACTCAAGGGTGATTAACCAGCCATCGAGCGCTTTGTCTTGCGCGGCCTGGGCCATTTGCTCTTTGGCTGAGTCGGTTAAACCGGCTAAAGCTTGCTCGTCGGTAATATGCTTGGTCCAGGCTTGGGTGGCATCGAGCAAGTTATTGGAAAAGCTGCTGGAAAGATCAGACAGGCGCATTTGAATTTCGCCATAGCGCTTCTGCTGCGCAGGCTCTAGGTCAATACCGGATAAACGAAAATCACGCAATTGATCTTCTAAAATGGTTTTTTGTGCAATGGAGAACTGCTCTGCAGCAGGACTGCTTGCGAGGGCTTGATAGGCTTTAAATAGAGCGCGATTTTGCCCCAGCTCAGTCCAAAACTCAGACAGCTTGGGTAAGCAGGCTTCATAGGCCACGCGCAGTTCGGGGCTGTTGCATACCGCGTTCAAGTGGCTGACGGGGCTCCAAGCTTCGCCTAGGCGGGCGCCCAGTTCGTCCATGGGGAGCACTAAGCTGTCCCAAGTGGGCTGTTGTGCATTGTTTAATAGTTGCGCAATAGCAGCACGGCTGTCGGCGAGAATTTTATCAATGGCTGGCTCAATATGCTCAGGGCGAATGGCTGAATAGGTGGGTAAGTCAAAATCTTGCAATAAAGGGTTCGATTGATCAGTCACGGTAATACCTGTAAAAACAAAAAAGGGGATGGCGGCTTAACCGCCAATCATGCATCTATCTTAATACAAATCAGTGCCTACGCGGCTTAAGGTTTTCTATTGTGTCGATTAGAATCTATAACGAAATATTACCACAGTGCGGCGCTCGGGTATTTGTTGATGAAAGTGCAGTGGTGATCGGTGATGTGCATTTAGCTGCAGATTGTTCAGTGTGGCCGCAGGCCGTGATACGGGGTGATATGCACCGTATTCGCATTGGTGCGCGTAGCAGTGTGCAAGATGGCAGTGTGTTACATATCACCCATGCAGGGCCATTTAATCCTGCCGGCTATCCATTGGATATTGGTGAGGATGTGACCATCGGGCATCAAGCGTTATTACATGGCTGCAGTATTGGCTCGCGGGTATTGATTGGCATGGGTTCGATTGTGATGGATGGTGCACGTATCGATGATGATGTGGTTTTAGCAGCCGGAAGCTTAGTGGCGCCGGGTAAGCACTTGCCCAGTGGTTACTTATATATGGGCCGTCCAGCGCAGCAAGTACGCGCCCTTAGCGAAGAAGAAATGGCTTATTTTACCTACACTGCCGGCAACTATGTGCGCCTGAAAGATGCGTATTTAGCGCAAGCCCAGCCAACTGGATAGCGTAGCTTTGTGCAGGTTAAGGAGTTGAATGCTGCGCAGCTATCAATAACGCCAAAATGCCGGTGACAGTAAAATCAGCAAGGAGAATACCTCGAGACGACCGAGTATCATCGCTAAGCTCAGGATCAGCTTGGCTGCATCAGGCAAACTGCCATAGTGCGCAGTTACATCACCGAGTGCCGGTCCGAGGTTGTTCATGCATGAGGCCAATGCCGAAAATGCGGTCACTGGGTCAAGTTCACAGGCCAATAAGGCGAGCATCAGGGTGAAGAAAGTCACCATATAGACGACACAAAACCCCCATACCGATTCAATAACACGGTCGGGCACCTTGCGCTTGCCTAACTTAATGGTGAAAACCCCGTTGGGGTGGAGCAGGCGTTGGATCTCACGTTGCCCTTGGCGATATAACAGCATCACTCGCATCACTTTCATGCCGCCACCGGTGGAGCCGGCACAGGCACCAATAAAGGTGGTGTAGAGCAATAAAAAGGGCAAAAAGCTAGGCCAGCCACTAAAGTCAGTGATACTAAAGCCTGTGGTGGTGGTGACTGAGACCACCTGGAATGCCGCATAGCGCAGGGATAGCAGTGGGTTGGCATGATGGTCATAAATCATCAAAATGACCGCGGTGATAGCAAAAGTGACAGCGAGTATTTTTAGGTAGGTGAGGCACTCAGGATCACTTAAATAAGCTTTCAGGGAGCGGCTGCGTAAGGCTAGAAAGTGCAGGGCAAAGTTCATCCCGGAGATGGCCATAAAGAACATACAGATCAGCTCAATCAGCGCGCTATCAAAGTAGCCGATGCTGGCATCATGGGTAGAAAAACCACCAATCGCAATAGTGGAGAAACTATGGCTAATGGCATCGAATACATCCATGCCAGCCGCCCAGTAGGCTAGAGCGCAAAGCAAGGTCAAGGCGCAATAAATCATCCATAAAGTTTTTGCCGTATCAGCAATGCGTGGAGAGAGTTTGTTGTCTTTGAGTGGTCCAGGCATTTCTGTGCGGTACAGTTGCATCCCACCTACACCTAACATTGGCATAATTGCCACTGCTAAGACGACAATCCCCATACCGCCGAGCCATTGTAATTGCTGGCGATAGTAAAGAATGGAATGCGGCAGTTGATCGATACCGGTTAATACTGTGGCACCAGTGGTACTTAAGCCGGAAAATGCTTCAAACAGAGAGTCGCTGACGCCCATGCTGGGGCTGGGGGAAAGTAAGAAAGGAATCGCTCCGAACACACCCAGTACAATCCAAAACAAGGCCGTAATTAAATAACCGTCGCGCACCCGCAATTCAGCCCGAGCGCGGCGCACCGGTAGCCAAATAGCTAGGCCGGTCAGCAAGGTAATCGCAAATGACCAAGCAAAACTTGCACTTGAGCCGCCACCCTCATAGAGAGCAATCAGTAGTGGTGGTATATGACTGCTACTAAATAGCATCAATAACACGCCCAGAATGCGACCAATTGCGGCAAAGTGCATGGAGTCTACTCGTTCAAGTCTGTGGGGTTATCAGTTAAAAGAAGGTCAGCCCGGGCTGGAACAGACGTTCTACATCACGAATATATTTTTTATCGACCACGAAAATAATAAAGTGATCATCCGCTTGAATGATAAGGTCTTCACTGCCAATCAAAACCGTATCGTTGCGAATAATCGCGCCAATGGTGGTGGCTGGCGGTAAGTTGATTTCACTGAGCTTACGGCCAATTACTTTACTGGATTTGCGATCACCGTGGGCAATGGCTTCAATGGCTTCTGCGGCGCCGCGGCGCAGCGAGTGGACGCTGGCAATATCGCCACGGCGCACGTGGGTCAATAGGGTACTCAGGGTCGCCAGTTGTGGGCTGATCGCAATATCAATGGCGCCACCTTGGACCAAGTCAGCGTAAGCTGGATTATTAATGATCGCCATGACTTTTCGTGCGCCCAAGCGCTTGGCCAGCAGCGAAGCCATGATGTTGGCTTCGTCATCGTTGGTCAGGGCTAAGAAAATATCCACTTCATCAATGTTTTCTTCCACCAGCAGATCGCGGTCGGAAGCGCTGCCATGTAGTACCACAGTGGTGTCTAAACTGTCGGATAAATAACGGCAGCGAGCGGCGTTGATTTCAATGATTTTAACTTGATAGCGGCTTTCAATTGCCTCGGCTAAGCGTTCACCAATATGCCCACCGCCAGCAATAATGACTTTACGGTAGCTGTCTTCCATGCGCCGTAACTCGCTCATGACGGCGCGGATATGAATACGAGCGGCAATGAAAAACACTTCATCATCCACTTCGATAATAGTATCGCCAGTGGGGAAAATTGGCCGGTCACGGCGGAAAATTGCAGCAACCCGAGTGTCTACATTGGGCATATGCTCCCGCAGTTGACGCAGCTCTTGTCCCACCAGCGGGCCACCATAATAGGCGCGAACACACACCAACTGCGCTTTGCCATCGGCAAAATCGAGGACTTGTAAGGCGCCTGGGTATTCAATTAAACGTTTAATATGGTTGGTGACGGCCTGCTCAGGGCTGATTAAGACATCAATCGGAATCGCATCAGGAGCAAATAACTCGGAACGGGTTAAGTAAGCCGACTCACGTACTCGGGCTATTTTGGTTGGTGTACGAAATAAAGTGTGCGCCACTTGGCAGGCGACCATGTTGGTTTCATCGCTGTTGGTCACAGCCACCAGCATGTCAGCATCATCAGCACCGGCTTGGCGTAAAATAGTTGGAAACGAGCAATGCCCCTGCACTGTGCGAATATCTAAGCGATCACCCAAGTCACGCAAGCGTTCAGTGTCGGTGTCTACCACGGTAATATCATTGGCTTCACTGGCGAGGTGCTCAGCTAGGGTGCCGCCCACTTGTCCCGCCCCGAGAATAATAATTTTCATGCTGATGTCCTTAAGCGCTTGAGTTGGCTGCTTGCTTGATCAATCGCGCATAGTAAAAGCCGTCATGGCCATCGACTTGGGCAAGGAGCTGGCGTCCGTGGGGTTGTGCTTGGCCAAAAGTTGCGGTGAACGGTAGCTCTTGCGCATCTTGGGTGCGTTGTAAAAAAGCCGCGATCACTTCGGTATTTTCTGTGGGTAAGGTGGAGCAGGTGGCGTACAATAAAATGCCATTATCGGCCAACGTCGGCCACAGAGCATCGAGCAACTCACCCTGTAATTGCGCCAGAGCGGCAATGTCATCCGCTTGACGGGTGAGTTTAATATCCGGATGACGACGAATAACACCTGTGGCTGAGCAGGGCGCATCGAGCAAGATACGCTGAAAAACTTCTCCGTCCCACCATTGCTCAGTAGCCCGTGCATCACCGGCCAGTAAAGTGGCGTCAAGCTGTAAGCGTGCTAGATTTTCTTCTACGCGCTGCAAGCGTTGTGGCTCTAAATCAATGGCAACCACTTCACCTAAGTCGGCTTGGCTTTCTAAAATATGGCAGGTTTTGCCGCCAGGTGCGCAACAGGCGTCCAATACCCGTTGCTTAGGTTCGAGTAACAATAGCTGCGCCGCCAGTTGCGCCGCTTCATCTTGTACGCTCACTGCACCCGTAGCAAAGTCGGGCAGGGCCGTCACCTCGCAAGCAGCAGCCAAGGTAATTCCGTCAGGGCTAAAGGCAGTGGCCTGGGCGGCAATTCCTGCTGCATTAAGGCGGGCTAAATAACTGTCACGGCTGCCCTGCTTTTGGTTAACCCGTAGGGTGAAGGGAGGGTGACTGTTATTGGCGTTGCAGATGTTTAACCAGTCATCTGGCCAAAATGCTTTTAAGGATTTTTGTAACCAGCGTGGATGCGCGGTAAGCACTACCGGATCTTTTTCTAAGCTGGGTAAGAGGGTTTCGGCTTCCCGTTGTGCGCGGCGCAAGACGGCATTGAGTAAACCTTTGGCCCAAGGTTTTTTCAGCGCTGTGGCGCAGCCAACAGTTTCAGAAATGGCTGCGTGGGCAGGGATGCGGGTGTATAAAAGTTGATATAAGCCCACTAAGAGCAATGCTTCAACATCTTGATCGGCCTTGCGAAATGGCTTGCTTAATAGTGCTGCGGCTAAGGCAGATAAGCGTGGTTGCCAGCGTGCTGTACCAAAAGCGAGTTCTTGTACTAAGCCTTTATCGCGGTCGCTTACGCGCTCCAATTGGGTGGGTAAACTGCTGGCTAGAGATGCTTTGCCAGCGAGTACTGCAGTCAGGGCGCGAGCTGCCGCGAGGCGTGGGTTCATAAGCCTAATACCTGCCCTGGAGCAAACAGCGCTTGACGACCATTGAGTAAATCGCGGAAAGCTAAAGCTCTGCCATTGGGTAACTGTAAGTGGGTCAGGCGCAGGGCTTGCTCGGCACAGGCGACTACGAGGCCATCAGGGCTGGCGCTGAGAATCTCGCCTGGTTGGCCCTGACCTTCTGCCAGTTCAGCGGCATGGATTTTCAGTGTTTCCCCAGCCAAAGTACTGTGACATACAGGCCAAGGGTGCATCGCCCGGATTTGGCAGTCCAATTCTATGGCTGGGCGCTGCCAGTTAATCAATGCGGCTTGCTTATTTAGTTTGTGCGCGTAGGTGGCGAGGCCGTCCAGCTGCTTTTCTGGGGTTATGCTGCCGTCAACTAAACCCTCAATGGCTTTAAGTACAGCATCTGGGCCAAGCGTTGCTAAACGGTCATGGAGACTGCCTCCCGTGTCGCTGGCGCTAATCGGGGTGCTGACTTTGAGCAACATAGGGCCGGTGTCTAAGCCCGCCTCCATTTGCATTACGGTCACCCCTGTTTCTTGGTCACCGGCTTCAATGGCCCGCTGGATAGGTGCTGCGCCGCGCCAACGGGGCAAGAGTGAAGCGTGACTATTGATGCAGCCCAAGCGCGGCGTGTCTAAAATTGCTTGCGGCAAAATCAAGCCGTAAGCCACCACGACCATCAGGTCTGCGTTGAACTCCGCCAGCTCTTGCTGTGCTTCGGGGCTGCGCAAGTTAACCGGTTGCAATACCGGGATCGCATGCTCAGTGGCCAGCTGCTTGACTGCACTAGGGGTGAGCTTTTGGCCACGCCCAGCTGGGCGGTCAGGTTGTGTATACACTGCGACAACGCTGTGTTGGCTGTTGAGAAGCGCTTGTAAATGATGGGCGGCAAACTCAGGTGTACCGGCAAACACAATACGTAAAGACGAGGACATACAATCACCTTGCAAATACAAAAGAGATGTCACAGCGCAGCGGCGACTTAATCAGCGTTAAGCTTTTTGCTGGCGATGAATTTTTTCAAGCTTTTTCTTAATGCGGTCACGTTTCAACGACGATAAATAATCCACAAAGAGTTTACCGTTTAAATGGTCGCACTCATGTTGGATACAGACTGCGAGTAACCCTTCAGCAATCAGCTCAAAAGGCTCGCCGTTGCGGTCTAAGGCGCGAATTTTAACGCGCTGTGGACGTTGCACGTCTTCGTAGAAGCCCGGCACCGACAAACAACCTTCTTGATAAAGATCGGTGTCATCAGTGAGTGTTTCAATGTCAGGGTTAATAAACACCAAGGGTTCAGACTTATCTTCAGATAAATCCATAACTATTAGGCGAATATGTTGGTCAACCTGTGTGGCAGCCAAACCTATACCTGGAGCGTCGTACATGGTTTCGAGCATGTCATCAATCAGGATGCGAACTTGGTCATCGACCTGCGTCACAGGTTTAGCTATGGTACGCAGTCGAGGATCGGGATATTCAAGAATATTTAAAATTGCCATATGCGTTTGTGATGTACTTATGGAATAAAATTGGAAAGCGCTGCTACTATGACGCTTAGCATAATAAAGAAATGGCTATAAAGCCAAAATGGGTTCTGGAATTGTCATTGGGCGTTCCACTGTCGACATATGATAAAGGGATTCACCGCATGAGGAAAACATTACTTGCTTTGTTACTACTTGCTAGCGCAGCAGTACAAGCACAAGTACAGTTAAAAAATGGCCACCCTGATAGCTATACAGTAGTGAAAGGTGACACTTTATGGGACATATCCGGTAAGTTTTTGAGTCAACCGTGGAAGTGGCCAGAGCTTTGGCACGCGAATCCGCAAGTTGCCAATCCGCATTTGATTTATCCAGGTGATCGCTTAAGCCTAGTATACATTGATGGGCAGCCGCGCATCATGCTCAATCGCGGTGCGAGTCGTGGCACTATTAAGTTATCCCCTAAAGTACGCAGCACGCCAATGGCTGAGGCTATCCCAACGATCCCTTTAGAGGCTATTAATAGTTTTTTGCTGAGCAACCGTATTGTGAACAGCAATGCTGAGTTCAGTAACAGCCCTTATGTGGTGGCTGGCAGTGCAGAACGAGTGGTGAGTGGTAAGGGTGACCGTATTTATGTGCGCGGCAAGGTGGCTGATGATGGCATTTATGGTATTTATCGCCAAGGCCGCACTTACGTTGATCCTGTGACTGAAGAGTTTCTTGGTATTAATGCGGACGATATTGGTACTGGTGAAATTGTTGCTGTAGAGGGCGACATTGGCACCATGGCGTTAACCCGTACCACACAAGAAGTGCGTAATGCCGACCGTCTTTTTCCCACTGAAGAGCGGGCGATTAACTCAACTTTCGTACCCAGCGAGCCACAAGAGACTATTAATGGTTTGATTTTGGATGTGCCGCGCGGGGTGACGCAAATTGGTCAGTTTGATGTGGTCACTATTAATAAAGGTGCCCGCGACGGATTGGTTGAGGGCAATGTTTTAGCTGTTTATAAAACCGGTGAAACAGTGCGTGACCGCGTCAGTGGTGAGTCAGTGAAGATTCCAGATGAGCGTTCGGGTTTGCTGATGATCTTCCGTACCTATGACAAGCTGAGTTATGGCTTGGTGTTGCATGCAAATCGTCAGTTGGCGGTACTGGATAAGGTGCAAAACCCTTAAGCAGCGCCTGCTAGCAAGTGGTCAAATATAAAGCGTCCTTGAAAAAGGGCGCTTTTTTGCTTTCTGGCTTAAGGTTACTACACTGAAGAGCACCCATGACAGGATGTCATTTCGCTTAATAAGGATGTTGCTATGTCGTCGCCTTGCTCACCAGCCGAACTTGAAGCGCGTTTGCGCTTGCACAGCCTCCCAGAGATTGGACCGCAACGATTTTATCGGTTGCTGAAAGTGTTTGCTTCCGCCAGCGCCGCATGGAGCGCTCCCGGTGCGGCTTGGCGCTCCCTAGGGTTACCACAAACAAGCGTCGATGCACGGCGCAGTGAGGAGATCCGTGAGCAAGCTTTGCAGGCCTTACGCTGGTTGGAAAACAGTCAGCATCACCTGTTGCTACATGACTCACCCAATTATCCTGCATTATTAAAAGAAACTGCTGGCGCACCGCCGCTGCTGTTTGTACAAGGTGATGCGGCTATTTTGGAGCAACCGCAAATTGCTATTGTGGGCAGTCGTCGCGCCACTCGACCGGGTCTGGATACTGCCCATAGTTTTGCTCGCAGCCTAGCCAAGGGTGGCTTTGTGGTAACCAGTGGCTTGGCTTTAGGTGTGGATGCGGCAGCGCACCAAGGTGCATTGGCTGTACAGGGAGCAACTGTTGCTGTGGTGGGTACTGGGCTCAAGCGTATTTATCCGGCACGGCACCGCGATTTATTGCAGGAAATTGTTGCGCAGGGTGGTGCTGTGGTTTCAGAGCTGGCCCTCGATAGTGCGCCTCACGCCAGTCATTTCCCGCGGCGCAATCGTATTATCAGTGGCTTAGCGTTGGGTGTGCTGGTGGTTGAAGCCAGCCCTTCCAGTGGCTCGCTGATCACTGCTCGTTTAGCGGCGGAGCAAGGCCGCGAGGTATATGCCATTCCCGGTTCTATTCATGCCCCTGGCGCGCGCGGCTGCCATCAACTGATTCGTAATGGTGCAACTTTAATTGAAACAGTTGATGATATTTTAGAGTCACTGCAGGGCTGGCAGCGGATTGGTGCTGTTGAGCCACCGCCGCTGCAAACTGCGCTTGAGTTGCAGCATCCATTACTGGAGCTGCTTAAAGTACGCCCGCTCGATACAGAAGGGCTGGTTGATCTCAGCGAGTTACCTCTGCAGGAAGTGTTGGGTTTGCTGACAGAGTTGGAGATTGATGGGCGGGTCAGTCGTGAGGGTGGTTTTTGGCTGTATAATTCTTAGAAACTACGGCAATTATTCATAAGCTTTTATCGCGTTTTTGACGTCAATTAAATGGCTTAGAAATTCGTTAATCATGCTGCTAGTATAATTAATGCTAGCCTATCCTTTTTTAGCAGATTGCTATGGCTGCTTGCTGTAACTTATTTCTATACTGACTTATATTCTGATTCAGCAGGGTTGCGATTAAATTGCATAGTAAATTGAACTGGCCCAGAAGATCAGTTGTTGTTACAAAATGGTGCTGCATTGGTTGCCGCAGCAGATATTCAGTTAGTGCAGCTTTTGAATATGTCGGGGGATTTACAAAATCAACACCATACCTGCCCTTTATTAGAAAACTTAGAAGCGGTAATTGAGTGCATTAAGCCGCCAAACATCAAAGGTGTGGTTTCGGCTTTGGAATTTGTAAAAATCGCTTTACAGCGTATTTTCGCGCTACCTTTTGAGAAGATTATTGCCTCGTATCAAGTGCACAGTAATCGTATTGTTATGTTGAACGCCGCTTAACTGATAATTGGGTCATAGGCACAGGACTGGATTGGCAGTACAGTGACGATTACTCACCGAGTCGCGCGATGCTGTATTTACGTTACTCATTTGCACCTTGGCAAGGTGATTTAAGCTTACCAATTGAACCGATAATCCCTTACGCTGACTTCAAGTAAAGCCAGTTCATTCCGTATTACGCAGTGCAAAGAGAATTATGACCAGCGCTTGGCAGATCCAACAGGTTGCAAAGAAAGTTCGACAAGGCGCAGTAATTGCCTACCCTACAGAGGCGGTGTGGGGGTTAGGCTGTGATCCGTTTAATGCCACAGCTGTAACGCGCTTGCTGGCTTTAAAAGAGCGTCCCATGCATAAGGGCCTGATTTTAGTGGCCGCAGATATTGAGCAGTTGGCCTGGTTGCTTGAGGGCTTGAGTGACAGTGCGTTAGCGCAATTAAAGCAAAGTTGGCCAGGGCCTAATACGTGGTTAGTGCCGCATCATAATCGTGTGCCTGAGTGGATTAGTGGTGAGCATGACACTGTGGCGGTGCGGGTCAGTGCTCACCCTTTAGTGGTGCAGTTGTGTGCTGCAACAGGCCCCTTGGTCTCCACCTCGGCCAACCCCAGTGGTTTATTACCGGCTAAAAGTCGCCTACGCATTGAGCAGTATTTTCATGGTCAACTGGATGCGGTCTTAAGTGGCGAGCTGGGACAGCACAGCAAACCCAGCACCATTCGCGACTTGCGTAGCGGCAAGGTGCTGCGTTCTGCTTAAAGGTTTAGAGCTGGGCACGTAGTGCTTGTAGCACCGGTGCTGCATTGGGGCGCACGCCAGTCCAGACATAGAACGCTTCAGCTGCTTGCTCTACGAGCATTCCTAAACCGTCTAAAGTCAGTGCCGCGCCTTGTTGCTGTGCCCACTGATTAAATACTGTGGTGTGTTTGCTATACATCATGTCATAGCACAGCGTGTCGCCAGCTTTTACCAGAGTGTTGGCCAGTGGTGGTAGGTCGCCGCTGAGGCTGGCAGAAGTGCCGTTGATAATGAT
Encoded here:
- the prlC gene encoding oligopeptidase A, with product MTDQSNPLLQDFDLPTYSAIRPEHIEPAIDKILADSRAAIAQLLNNAQQPTWDSLVLPMDELGARLGEAWSPVSHLNAVCNSPELRVAYEACLPKLSEFWTELGQNRALFKAYQALASSPAAEQFSIAQKTILEDQLRDFRLSGIDLEPAQQKRYGEIQMRLSDLSSSFSNNLLDATQAWTKHITDEQALAGLTDSAKEQMAQAAQDKALDGWLITLEFPSYYAVMTYADDRNLREEVYTAYSTRASDQGPNAGQLDNSPIMAEILDLRLELAQLLGFKNYSELSLSTKMAESTEQVLTFLHDLAERSKPFAEQDLNELRAFAAEHNVQDLNSWDVGYFSEKLREQRYDISEEELRAYFPIDKVLSGLFAIVERLYGIQITELSDFDSWHPDVRLFEITENGQHVGRFFFDLYARAHKRGGAWMDGSRDKYRAADGSLINPIAYLVCNFTPASQGKPALLTHDEVTTLFHEFGHGLHHLLTRIEFAGASGINGVAWDAVELPSQFMENWCWQPEGLALISGHYESQEVLPKALLDKMLAARNFQSGLGMLRQLEFSLFDFELHCSHGDGRSVLDVLHSVREQVAVMTPPSWNRFANSFAHIFAGGYAAGYYSYKWAEVLSADAFSRFEEEGVLNPETGRAFRDAILAKGGSQSPMQLFVEFRGREPAIDALLRHSGLSDHNAA
- a CDS encoding gamma carbonic anhydrase family protein gives rise to the protein MSIRIYNEILPQCGARVFVDESAVVIGDVHLAADCSVWPQAVIRGDMHRIRIGARSSVQDGSVLHITHAGPFNPAGYPLDIGEDVTIGHQALLHGCSIGSRVLIGMGSIVMDGARIDDDVVLAAGSLVAPGKHLPSGYLYMGRPAQQVRALSEEEMAYFTYTAGNYVRLKDAYLAQAQPTG
- a CDS encoding TrkH family potassium uptake protein, translating into MHFAAIGRILGVLLMLFSSSHIPPLLIALYEGGGSSASFAWSFAITLLTGLAIWLPVRRARAELRVRDGYLITALFWIVLGVFGAIPFLLSPSPSMGVSDSLFEAFSGLSTTGATVLTGIDQLPHSILYYRQQLQWLGGMGIVVLAVAIMPMLGVGGMQLYRTEMPGPLKDNKLSPRIADTAKTLWMIYCALTLLCALAYWAAGMDVFDAISHSFSTIAIGGFSTHDASIGYFDSALIELICMFFMAISGMNFALHFLALRSRSLKAYLSDPECLTYLKILAVTFAITAVILMIYDHHANPLLSLRYAAFQVVSVTTTTGFSITDFSGWPSFLPFLLLYTTFIGACAGSTGGGMKVMRVMLLYRQGQREIQRLLHPNGVFTIKLGKRKVPDRVIESVWGFCVVYMVTFFTLMLALLACELDPVTAFSALASCMNNLGPALGDVTAHYGSLPDAAKLILSLAMILGRLEVFSLLILLSPAFWRY
- the trkA gene encoding Trk system potassium transporter TrkA; its protein translation is MKIIILGAGQVGGTLAEHLASEANDITVVDTDTERLRDLGDRLDIRTVQGHCSFPTILRQAGADDADMLVAVTNSDETNMVACQVAHTLFRTPTKIARVRESAYLTRSELFAPDAIPIDVLISPEQAVTNHIKRLIEYPGALQVLDFADGKAQLVCVRAYYGGPLVGQELRQLREHMPNVDTRVAAIFRRDRPIFPTGDTIIEVDDEVFFIAARIHIRAVMSELRRMEDSYRKVIIAGGGHIGERLAEAIESRYQVKIIEINAARCRYLSDSLDTTVVLHGSASDRDLLVEENIDEVDIFLALTNDDEANIMASLLAKRLGARKVMAIINNPAYADLVQGGAIDIAISPQLATLSTLLTHVRRGDIASVHSLRRGAAEAIEAIAHGDRKSSKVIGRKLSEINLPPATTIGAIIRNDTVLIGSEDLIIQADDHFIIFVVDKKYIRDVERLFQPGLTFF
- the rsmB gene encoding 16S rRNA (cytosine(967)-C(5))-methyltransferase RsmB, with the protein product MNPRLAAARALTAVLAGKASLASSLPTQLERVSDRDKGLVQELAFGTARWQPRLSALAAALLSKPFRKADQDVEALLLVGLYQLLYTRIPAHAAISETVGCATALKKPWAKGLLNAVLRRAQREAETLLPSLEKDPVVLTAHPRWLQKSLKAFWPDDWLNICNANNSHPPFTLRVNQKQGSRDSYLARLNAAGIAAQATAFSPDGITLAAACEVTALPDFATGAVSVQDEAAQLAAQLLLLEPKQRVLDACCAPGGKTCHILESQADLGEVVAIDLEPQRLQRVEENLARLQLDATLLAGDARATEQWWDGEVFQRILLDAPCSATGVIRRHPDIKLTRQADDIAALAQLQGELLDALWPTLADNGILLYATCSTLPTENTEVIAAFLQRTQDAQELPFTATFGQAQPHGRQLLAQVDGHDGFYYARLIKQAANSSA
- the fmt gene encoding methionyl-tRNA formyltransferase, which produces MSSSLRIVFAGTPEFAAHHLQALLNSQHSVVAVYTQPDRPAGRGQKLTPSAVKQLATEHAIPVLQPVNLRSPEAQQELAEFNADLMVVVAYGLILPQAILDTPRLGCINSHASLLPRWRGAAPIQRAIEAGDQETGVTVMQMEAGLDTGPMLLKVSTPISASDTGGSLHDRLATLGPDAVLKAIEGLVDGSITPEKQLDGLATYAHKLNKQAALINWQRPAIELDCQIRAMHPWPVCHSTLAGETLKIHAAELAEGQGQPGEILSASPDGLVVACAEQALRLTHLQLPNGRALAFRDLLNGRQALFAPGQVLGL
- the def gene encoding peptide deformylase, with protein sequence MAILNILEYPDPRLRTIAKPVTQVDDQVRILIDDMLETMYDAPGIGLAATQVDQHIRLIVMDLSEDKSEPLVFINPDIETLTDDTDLYQEGCLSVPGFYEDVQRPQRVKIRALDRNGEPFELIAEGLLAVCIQHECDHLNGKLFVDYLSSLKRDRIKKKLEKIHRQQKA
- a CDS encoding LysM peptidoglycan-binding domain-containing protein produces the protein MRKTLLALLLLASAAVQAQVQLKNGHPDSYTVVKGDTLWDISGKFLSQPWKWPELWHANPQVANPHLIYPGDRLSLVYIDGQPRIMLNRGASRGTIKLSPKVRSTPMAEAIPTIPLEAINSFLLSNRIVNSNAEFSNSPYVVAGSAERVVSGKGDRIYVRGKVADDGIYGIYRQGRTYVDPVTEEFLGINADDIGTGEIVAVEGDIGTMALTRTTQEVRNADRLFPTEERAINSTFVPSEPQETINGLILDVPRGVTQIGQFDVVTINKGARDGLVEGNVLAVYKTGETVRDRVSGESVKIPDERSGLLMIFRTYDKLSYGLVLHANRQLAVLDKVQNP
- the dprA gene encoding DNA-processing protein DprA; translated protein: MSSPCSPAELEARLRLHSLPEIGPQRFYRLLKVFASASAAWSAPGAAWRSLGLPQTSVDARRSEEIREQALQALRWLENSQHHLLLHDSPNYPALLKETAGAPPLLFVQGDAAILEQPQIAIVGSRRATRPGLDTAHSFARSLAKGGFVVTSGLALGVDAAAHQGALAVQGATVAVVGTGLKRIYPARHRDLLQEIVAQGGAVVSELALDSAPHASHFPRRNRIISGLALGVLVVEASPSSGSLITARLAAEQGREVYAIPGSIHAPGARGCHQLIRNGATLIETVDDILESLQGWQRIGAVEPPPLQTALELQHPLLELLKVRPLDTEGLVDLSELPLQEVLGLLTELEIDGRVSREGGFWLYNS
- a CDS encoding L-threonylcarbamoyladenylate synthase — translated: MTSAWQIQQVAKKVRQGAVIAYPTEAVWGLGCDPFNATAVTRLLALKERPMHKGLILVAADIEQLAWLLEGLSDSALAQLKQSWPGPNTWLVPHHNRVPEWISGEHDTVAVRVSAHPLVVQLCAATGPLVSTSANPSGLLPAKSRLRIEQYFHGQLDAVLSGELGQHSKPSTIRDLRSGKVLRSA